The genomic DNA GGTAATCATCTCCCGCAGCTGCTGGTCCGCCAACGCATACGTTGAATCGTTTTCCCATAAGATGGTCCAGTATACCGGAATTTCTCCCCAGACCATCATTCCCAGTTCCTCGGCCTTACGTATCATATTTTCGTTGTGCGGATAATGGGCGAGCCGGACGAAATTGCATCCCAACTCTTTAGCCCACTGAAGCAAAATCTCCGCGTCTTCCGCTGCAAAGGCACGGCCACCACGAAATGGCGCCTCTTCATGGATGGAAATTCCACGGAGAAAGACCGGCTCCCCATTTAACAGAATCTGGTCTTCCTGTGTTTGGATAGTCCGGAATCCCATTCGATCCGTTATCGTATCCGTTTCTGCATGGAGACTCACTCCATACCGCCGGGGAAAATCCGGCGACCATAATTCCACGTCGATTGATGCGCTGAATTCACCATATCCGTTTTCGTTGGTTTGTACGGTGTGGGAAAAACCCGCCTTGGCTATGGAAAATTCTACAGACTGTGCCGCATTCGCCCCTTCGAGTTGCACCCATCCTATCACCTCATTGGGATCTTCAGGGTTTAACTGGAAAAAGTAATCCTCGATGTAGGTCTCAGGTACCTCCGCAAGAGTCACTGACCGTGTGAGGCCGCCATAGTTCCACCAATCCGTATTCACCGTCGGCACTCCTGCACGATGCCTCGAATTGTCCACCTTCACAATCAGGAAATTGTCCTTCGGTTTTACAATATCGGTGATCTCGCAGGAAAACGGCGTAAAGCCTCCGGTGTGCCGGCCGAGTCTCTTTCCGTTGAGATAGACAATCGCATCGTAGTTCGCGGCTCCAAAGTGAACGAACAGTCTGTTTCCGTCCTGCAATGAGTAATCAAATGACTTTTTATACCAGACCGTCCCCTCATAAAAGAACAAATCTTTTCGCTGGGAATTCCAGTCGCCGGGCACATCCAACATTGGAGACGTATCGAAATTATACTCTACCAGTTCGCTTTTGTGCTGCTGTTTCCGGTTCATAAAATAGCCGTCGTCTCGTTCGGTGTACCGGTAGCTGTAAAAACCAGTATCGAAGGGATCAACGATAACGTGCCACTGTGCATCCAGCGATGTTGTCTCTCTTCCCTGAATGTTGGTAATCAGTTCCTGCCCAAACAGATTGGACCAATTGGTACCGAATAGGAGCATGGAAAACAAAACCATACTAAACCAAATCCGGATCAAATGAATGTGTTTTGCAATTATCATACGATTTCCTCCTTTGCCGAGGGCGGGGTTTATAGAAATGTTGTATCGTTTGATTGTATGGATAATGGACAGGCTGGCGTTTACCTGTTGCGTTCCAACCAGATCCGGATCATCGTCAAAATATAGCCAATCTCTTCGGAATTTAACCGATGTCCCCTCTCAATTCCATGCCATTTTTCCAGGCATCCCCGGCAGCAAGTGGCGGTGGCGTGCTGCGCAATGAAAACCGGATGGTTTTTCATTGGCGTCTGCTTTCCGTCCTTCGACGGATTAGCCGGAGCAACCCTATTCTCGATAAATTCGGCGGCGTGTTTCATAATGGTGTTCATCTTTTTCTTCCGAAGATAGTCCCGTTCCGGCCCCTTGAGTTTGAATCGTCGCCTGAATGGAGATTGATTCAGCCGCTCCAAAACGTCGTTGACCTGTTGGGTTCGTTTATCTTTGGTGATCTCCGTAAAATCAGTCATACTCTGATTAGTATATAATCCTGTCCAGTAGGATTCAACCCCGATCACCCATCAATTACTGTACTCCCGTGGATTCATTCGTATATTTATTTGGTAATCATGAATTCTGTCCCGGCATACCTGTATGAAGTCTAAAGCACATCCGTTCATTACTGGGATACTCCTTATAATTATTCTTTTCGCTGGTTTTCCCATAGAAAGCCAAGGCACTCCCAGGCCGAAGGTTGGTCTTGCGTTGTCCGGCGGTGGCGCCATGGGGCTGGCACATATTGGAGTGCTCCACACGTTGGATTCACTGGATATCCCGGTCGACTATATTGCCGGAACCAGCATGGGCGGTATTGTCGGAGCGCTGTATTCAGCGGGATATTCCGCGCGAGAAATAGATTCTCTTGCACAAGCCACCGAATGGACAACCCTGTTCCGGGATATCCCGTCACAGCAGGCAATGCCGTACTATCTCAAGCAGGAACAGCGCAGTTATCAGATGAATATTGAGATGCGCAATTTTCAACCGGTTAGGACCGGCCTGATCCGCGGACAAAATATCCGGATGCTTTTTACTCGGTTGACGGCGCCGTATCTCACCACCAGAGATTTCAGTGAATTGCCTATTCCGTTTGCCTGTACCGCCGTCGATCTCCGATCCGGAGAGGTAGTCATCCTGGACAAGGGTTCCCTGCCGACGGCCATGCGTGCAACCATGTCGATCCCCTCCGTTTTTACGCCAGTACCTCTCGATTCGATGCTCCTCATAGACGGAGGGCTCCTGAATAACCTGCCCACGGATGTTGTCCGAAGCATGGGAGCAGACATCGTCATTGCCTCCGGGGTGCGGAATCCGTCTTCAGATACCGAAAATATTCGGAGTATATTCGATGTGGTCTCCCAGTCGTTCCACATTGCCAGAAACACCCAAATTGATGAAAAAGCCAGGCAGGCGGATATCTTTATTGATACCAGGCTCCCAAAGGCATCTGCTGCGGATTTTTCCGCGGAAAAGATAGAAGAGATCATTGCAATGGGATATAAATCTGCGCGGAACCGCACTGATTCGTTTCGCAAGTTAAAGACGAATTATAACCTGGATAAGACACCACAAATGTCTCAACCGGATTCGGTTAACTTCCGAATCGATACGGTCAGTACGCACGGACATCTTACGCCACTCCCGCCGGAAATCCATGCAAAGATTCACACAATTCAGGGAGGGTTGTATACCGAATCGTTCATTCAATCACTGAAGGAAGAGGTCCGGAGCCATCCCCGGATTCAGGAAATTCGGTATACAGCAACGAAAACAGGTGCTCTCACTGTGCATCTTCAGTTTTATATCACAAAAACCGAGCAGCCAGTGATCGAACAAATCACTATCCACGGCAACCAACAGGTTTCGGCAGAGTTTATCCGAAACGGTCTCACGTTGCATCCTGGCGACCGGTACGATCCCGAGACTTTACACAATCGTATCAATTATCTTTATAGCCTGGGATATTTTACCAATATCGGATACGATCTGTCCGTGGCGGGAGACAATGCTATTGACATTAACATCTTTGTGGATGAGCATTCCTTTCAGACGCTGCGGTTAAGCGTCCAGTACAATAATTATTACAATCTTGTACCGATCGCAAAGTTTGAGTGGGATAACATTGGACTCAGCGGTCTGCGGCTGGAGAGTCTGTTCCATGTCATGGGATACACCCGTGCTGAGACTGAACTTTCGTATCATCCCCAGGAAGTCCGGTATTCAGTTTTTCCGTTCCTGAAATTCTACTACACAGATTACTCCAAGAGTATTTACAACGGGCTCGGGCAGCGGCTATCAACATTCAGGGAGCGAAATGTGGGATTTACTCTTGGGGCAGGACTGGAATTTCGCGACAATATCTATACCCGGATTGGAATGAGTGTTGAGGATTTGCGCATTAATCCGGCGCTTCAACTGCAGCTGCCCGATTTAACGCTTACACCAAGGACTCATATCC from Candidatus Neomarinimicrobiota bacterium includes the following:
- a CDS encoding beta-glucuronidase gives rise to the protein MVLFSMLLFGTNWSNLFGQELITNIQGRETTSLDAQWHVIVDPFDTGFYSYRYTERDDGYFMNRKQQHKSELVEYNFDTSPMLDVPGDWNSQRKDLFFYEGTVWYKKSFDYSLQDGNRLFVHFGAANYDAIVYLNGKRLGRHTGGFTPFSCEITDIVKPKDNFLIVKVDNSRHRAGVPTVNTDWWNYGGLTRSVTLAEVPETYIEDYFFQLNPEDPNEVIGWVQLEGANAAQSVEFSIAKAGFSHTVQTNENGYGEFSASIDVELWSPDFPRRYGVSLHAETDTITDRMGFRTIQTQEDQILLNGEPVFLRGISIHEEAPFRGGRAFAAEDAEILLQWAKELGCNFVRLAHYPHNENMIRKAEELGMMVWGEIPVYWTILWENDSTYALADQQLREMITRDKNRASVIIWSVANETPRSEPRLEFLRNLIQTARDLDQTRLITAATELTYDGKTLRLDDPLIEYLDVIGVNEYLGWYGGKPDDIPSHHWETSYNKPLIISEFGGGALQGYHADEETRWSEEYQADVYRNQLEMVDKIPFLSGMTPWILMDFRSPRRPLPDIQDYWNRKGLLSERGNKKKAFYILQKYYRSKIQ
- a CDS encoding DUF4186 domain-containing protein, which translates into the protein MTDFTEITKDKRTQQVNDVLERLNQSPFRRRFKLKGPERDYLRKKKMNTIMKHAAEFIENRVAPANPSKDGKQTPMKNHPVFIAQHATATCCRGCLEKWHGIERGHRLNSEEIGYILTMIRIWLERNR
- a CDS encoding patatin-like phospholipase family protein, with protein sequence MKSKAHPFITGILLIIILFAGFPIESQGTPRPKVGLALSGGGAMGLAHIGVLHTLDSLDIPVDYIAGTSMGGIVGALYSAGYSAREIDSLAQATEWTTLFRDIPSQQAMPYYLKQEQRSYQMNIEMRNFQPVRTGLIRGQNIRMLFTRLTAPYLTTRDFSELPIPFACTAVDLRSGEVVILDKGSLPTAMRATMSIPSVFTPVPLDSMLLIDGGLLNNLPTDVVRSMGADIVIASGVRNPSSDTENIRSIFDVVSQSFHIARNTQIDEKARQADIFIDTRLPKASAADFSAEKIEEIIAMGYKSARNRTDSFRKLKTNYNLDKTPQMSQPDSVNFRIDTVSTHGHLTPLPPEIHAKIHTIQGGLYTESFIQSLKEEVRSHPRIQEIRYTATKTGALTVHLQFYITKTEQPVIEQITIHGNQQVSAEFIRNGLTLHPGDRYDPETLHNRINYLYSLGYFTNIGYDLSVAGDNAIDINIFVDEHSFQTLRLSVQYNNYYNLVPIAKFEWDNIGLSGLRLESLFHVMGYTRAETELSYHPQEVRYSVFPFLKFYYTDYSKSIYNGLGQRLSTFRERNVGFTLGAGLEFRDNIYTRIGMSVEDLRINPALQLQLPDLTLTPRTHIPLNSLRVTGKFDFLDSKLAPTRGAMLEADFELSDRDILGSTASYARLVTSLDYYRSFGDHHISHLEFFHGQGFGSLPLQKYLYRGGPVSFIGVQYEQLLVKRLTFLRGDYSYRLRKNLLLKLIGNYAFDYQHLAHGSQTKTSALGFGFALQYNSFLGPAVLTIANGPESVSRDTGRQSVAYITVGYRF